In Nitrososphaerota archaeon, a genomic segment contains:
- a CDS encoding methyltransferase domain-containing protein, translating into MNSHEVSFLELVASLDIASLHPGGRKATKTLLDSLEVVADDKLLDVGCGTGRDLVELVQDKRCRAVGIDRSEKMVRMAQKRVKKQNMQDRITILKGDIQNLPFTNSCFDIVYSQSVLLQVDKIRAIEELARVLKTGGRYGSLEFAWSDESDKSLMQRITELTGEHFGPLNHEEWKNTHGKAGLKEYYSFFTKKSVVPYPLSEIIATEGLMNTLIGALRFATLPSKTRKRIRHQTQYMRWIKESGKLGYAIYCYRK; encoded by the coding sequence TCGCTCCATCCTGGTGGCCGTAAAGCTACCAAGACGCTTCTTGATAGCCTCGAAGTTGTTGCAGACGATAAATTGTTAGATGTTGGGTGCGGAACTGGTAGGGATTTGGTAGAACTGGTTCAAGACAAGCGATGCCGGGCAGTAGGGATAGACCGCAGCGAAAAGATGGTCAGAATGGCACAAAAGAGAGTCAAAAAACAAAACATGCAAGATAGAATCACAATACTGAAGGGAGACATCCAAAACCTTCCGTTTACTAATTCATGCTTTGATATAGTATATTCACAATCCGTTTTGTTGCAGGTCGACAAAATCAGGGCGATAGAAGAACTTGCGAGGGTGCTAAAAACAGGAGGAAGGTACGGCTCGTTGGAATTTGCATGGAGTGATGAGTCAGATAAATCTCTGATGCAAAGGATAACTGAGCTCACGGGCGAACATTTTGGCCCGCTAAACCACGAAGAGTGGAAAAACACTCACGGTAAAGCAGGGCTGAAGGAATATTATTCGTTTTTTACAAAAAAGTCCGTGGTACCCTATCCATTAAGCGAAATCATAGCCACTGAAGGGTTGATGAACACCCTGATAGGCGCACTACGGTTCGCAACTCTACCATCAAAGACTCGAAAAAGGATAAGGCACCAGACACAGTATATGCGATGGATAAAGGAAAGCGGAAAACTAGGTTACGCGATATACTGCTACAGAAAATAA